Genomic window (Streptomyces sp. LX-29):
GCGGCGGCAGGGGCGTCGTGTCGGGGTGCAGCCGCCAGAGGGACAGGGACATGCAGTGGGTGGCGACCATGTCGACGTAGGACGCGCCGAACACGCCCAGACCGTCGACCTGCACGAGGGCGACCTCCGTGCCGGAGCGCATCAGCGAGACCTGGTGCTCTCCGCCCGAGCCGTCGGACTCCGAGCCGTAGACCCGGACCGTGGGCTTCCGCACCGAGCCCGGGGCTTCCGCGGAGAACGGGCGGCCGACCCTGACGAGCCCGCAGCGGGTCCGCAGCACCTCCTGCAGCGAGCTGAACACCCGGACGGCGTCCCGCTCGGTCCGGTAGGCGTTGATCGTGTGCCGTGCGGTCTCCTTGGCCTGGCGGCCCTGGAAGACGCGGGCGCGCTGGGCCGCCGGGAGCGGGTGCGCGTCGCCGTCCAGACCGGTCAGCCGGCAGTCGGCTTCGAGGTCCAGGAGCGGTGAGTCGAGCCGGTCGGTGGTGCGGACCGTCTTCCACCGGGCCGCCGCCTCGAAGGGCAGCGCCGTGGGGCGGAGCAGCGCCTCGACGGCGATGTCCGGAGCCGGCGATTCGGTACGGCCGGAGGGTGGTGGGCCCGCCGGCAGGGTGCGGGTCGGATCGTCGCCGGGGAGGAGCTGCCACGAGCCGATCGCGAGCGCGACGGCCGCGAGCACCGCGGAGACGGCGGTCACCGCACGCGTGCGGATCGTGCGCCGACGGCCCCGGGCACGCACGGCCTCCGGGCCCGCGAGGCGTATGCAGGGCTCGGTGGCGCGCGCTATCTCCCGAAGCCGCTCATCCAGGTCAGCCATGGGTGGGCACCTCCTTCGGGGAGCGGGCTGAGGCGGGGGCGGGGGCCGGAGGGTGGGGCGCGGGGTGGTCGGAGTCGGTCAGATGGCGGCCCAGCGCCTTGCGGGCACGGCTGAGGCGGGTCCGCACGGCGCCCTCGGAGACGCCCGTCTCCCGGGCCACCTGCTCGATGGGCAGGTCGAGCAGGTGGTGCAGGACGACGACGGTGCGCTGGTCGGGCTTCAGCCCGCGCAGTGCGTCGACCAACGCCACCCGGTCCGGGGCGAGGCCGGGCACGTCGGCCGGTGGGCCGTGCCGGAGGTGAGCCCGCATCCGGTTGCGGGCCCGGCGCCAGGAACTGACGGCCAGCCGCAGGGCGACGGTGCGCACCCACGGCGTCGGGTCGCCGTCCCTGGTGAGCCGGTCCCAACGCTGCCAGGCGCGGGCATACGCCTCCTGCACCGCGTCCTCGGCCTCGGACAGGTCGCCGGTGGCGGCATAGACCGCCGCGACGAGCCGTTTGGCCGTGGCCGCGTAGAACTGGTCGAAGTCGGATTGTGCTGACATGTGCCCCCCGATGGCCCCCGTGCCCCGCTGGTCGTGCAAGTCCCTCCTGTAATGAGCACGTCCGATGGCCGCGAAAGGTTACAGATGACTTTGCGGAGGCCGTCCGGGGGCGCCGTACGGGCCGTACGGCTGGGTGCTCCAGGGGCCGTACTGCGGCGGCTGCCGGTGCGGCGCGGGCGCCGACGCCTGAGTCTCGGCGTGAGGCGTCGGCATGGGCTGGGCGTGGTGCTGGGGCTGGGGGTGGTGCTGGGCGTGGGACCCCGGCGTGGCCGGGGGCATGGCGTGCGCGAGGGGCATCGGCATGGGCTGCGGCATCGGCGGCCGCGGCGGCCGCACCGACAGCGCCGCGTGCGCCAGCGCGGGCTGGGCGACCTCCCTGCGCTGCCAGAGCTGCTGGAGGAGCTCCCGTTCGCGGGCGGAGAAGTCGGGGTCCGCGATGCCGCGGTGCGCGCGCTGGCGGAGCAGGGCCAGGGAGGTCGCGTAGGCGATGTACTCGCCGACCGTGCGGGCCGCCGCCGGGCCCCGGGAGCGGCGGGCGAGGTCGCGGGCGATGCCACGGGCCCGCATGGAGGACAGGGCGGGCGGCTCGGGCGGGGTGAGCCAGCCGGCGGCCTGGTAGGTGGTGAGCTGGGCGCCGACGGCGCGCAGTTCGTTGCCGCGCGACCAGATGGTGAGCCAGGTCAGCAGGCCGAAGAGGGGGACCATGAACAGGGCGTAGACGGCGAGGAAGCCGTAGCCGCCGAAGGTCGCGGAACCGTTCCAGACGCCGTGCAGGACCATCGCGGCGAGCAGCGCGGCGATCGGTATGAGGATCCGGCGGGCGCGCTGCCGCTGGGTCGCCACGGCCGCCAGCCCGAAGCCCACTCCGGTCATGGCGGTGAAGAGGGGGTGGGCGAAGGGCGACATCACCGCGCGTATGAAGAAGGTCGCGGCGGTGGTCGAGCGCAGCCCCGAGTAGCCGAACTCCTGGTCGCTGACGAACGCGGTGCCCAGGTAGAGGATGTTCTCGGTGAAGGCGAAGCCGGTCGCCGTGACGCCGGCGACGACGACGCCGTCCACGATCCCGTTGAAGTCGCGTCGCCGGAAGAGGAAGAGCAGCAGTACGGCGGCGGCCTTGGCGCTCTCCTCCACGACCGGCGCGACGAAGGTGGCGCCCCATGCGTCGGCGTCCGCCTCGTCGTCGGGGGAGGTCTCGACGATGGTCGTGGTGAGCCACTGGGTCGCGAAGCCGTTGGCTATGAGCGCGACCAGCGTCGCCGCGCACGCGCCCCAGGCGAAGGCGAAGGCCAGGTTCCGCCAGGGCTTCGGCTCCACGCGGTCCGCCCAGCGGAAGGCCGCGAGGAGCAGCGGCACGGGCAGGGTGGCCAGCCCCAGACCCACCAGGAAGCCCTTGGTGCCGGTCTGCTCCCGGACGAGCGCCAGGATGACCAGCCCGGAGAGGGCGAGGAGGACGACGAGTCCGGTCGCACGGAGCGCCTTGTTGCCCCACAGCGCGGCCCAGCGCGTCTGGCGCGGTGGACCGCTCCAGCTCGCGCCCCCTGGTCCGACGGCCCCGTGCGGCTGCTGCGCGTACGCCGGGATCGGCGGGGCGGGCTGCCAGGGCTGCTGCGGCTGCTGTGGGGACGCGGGTTGATGCACTCGATGACCCTAACCAGGAGGGAGAGTGGGGGACTCGTGGATTATCCCCGGCAGACACCGGTCTCCTCATGCCGCCTCGGGCGACCGGGTGACGGACGGGCCCCGAGACGGGTCGACCGTACGTCGGCCGGCCGTGTGTCGGCCGGCCGAAGCGGTGGAGGTCGGGGGGTCTGTGGTCGGGCCCGTCAGCCCGACGTACGACGGAAGATCAGATCGTGGACGACATGGCCCTTGTCCAGGCCCTGGCCCTCGAACTTCGTCAGCGGCCGGAAGTCGGGGCGTGGCGTGTAGCCGCCGTCAGGCTGGGTGTTCTCGAAGTCCGGGCTGGCGGTGAGCACCTCCAGCATCTGCTCGGCGTACGGCTCCCAGTCGGTCGCGCAGTGCAGCAGGGCGCCCGGCTTGAGGCGGGTGGCGGCGAGCGCGAGGAACTCGGGCTGGATCAGGCGGCGCTTGTGGTGGCGCTTCTTGGGCCACGGGTCGGGGAAGTAGACCCGCATGCCGGAGAGCGAGTCGGGCCGCAGCATCTCGCGGAGGAGGATGATCGCGTCGCCGTTGGCGACCCGGATGTTGGACAGCCCGTTCCGCTCCGCGAGCGCGAGCAGATTCCCCTGGCCGGGGGTGTGGACGTCGGTCGCGAGGATGCCGGTCTCCGGGTCCGCGGCGGCCATCTGCGCGGTGGCCTCGCCCATCCCGAAGCCGATCTCGAGGACGACGGGCAACTGGGGGTCGCCGAACAGTTGACCGAGGTCAAGCGGTTGCAGCCCGTCGATGTCCAGGCCCCACTGCGACCACAGACGGCGCAGGGCGTCGCCCTGCCCCGGGGTGACGCGGCTGCGCCGGGGGCGGAAGGAGCGGATGCGCCGCTCGTGGTGCGAGCCCGCGGGGTCCGCGACGGGGCCGCCGGGGAACATCGGCTGGCTGCGGTCGCGCGCTCCGTGCGGCGCGCTGGGATCGACGGTGGTCTGATCGGCGGAGGTCTGATCGACGGTGGTCTGATCGGCGGCGGTGTGATTCTCGGACACAGTGTTTCGATTCTACGGTCGGCCGGCACGGCCCTCGGTCGGCCGACCGAGGCCGCGGCAGACCGGGAGCAGGACCCAGGCGTGCATGCCCTGCCTGGGAGCGGTGCCGGGGCGCCGAGGCCGGTACGGTCGGCCCGCCGCAGGCACCGCCCGCCGCAGGCGCGGCCCGCCCCGGGCGCGGCGGATTCCGGGATGCGGCCAGCCGCAGGCCCGGCTCGCCCCGGGCGTCGCTCGCCCCGAGAGCGGCCGTTCCCAGCCGTGGCTCGTCCCGGGTGCCCCTCAGGCCGCCAGCGCCGCCAGGACCCGCCGGGCCACCTCTCGGCCGATGGGGAGCGAGGCGGTGGCCGCGGGAGAGGGGGCGTTCAGCACATGGACCATGCGGGGGGACTCGGCGATGAGGAAGTCGTCCACCAGCGTCCCGTCCCGCAGCACCGCCTGGGCGCGCACCCCCGCGGGGGCCGGCGTCAGATCGTCCGCCGTCACCTCGGGAAGCAGCCGGCGGACCGCGGTCGTGAAGGCGGCCTTGGACAGGGAGCGCTGGAGCTCGCCCGCCCCGTAGCGCCAGTGGCGGCGGGCTATCCGCCACGAGCCCGGGTAGGCGAGCGTCTCGGCCAGCTCGCGCGGGCGCACCGTATGCCATGCGTACCCCTCCCTGGCCAGGGCGGGGACGGCATTGGGTCCGATGTGGACGCCGCCGTCGACGCCGCGGGTCAGATGCACGCCCAGGAAGGGGAAGGCGGGATCCGGAACGGGGTAGACGAGGCCGCGCACGAGGTGGGCGCGGGACGGCGACAGCGCGTAGTACTCGCCGCGGAAGGGCACGATCCGCATGCGGGGGTCGTCCCCGGCCAGCCGGGCGATGTGGTCGCAGTGCAGGCCCGCGCAGTTGACCAGCATCCGGGCGCGCAGCACCGTCCCGTCGGTCGTGCGCACGGCGACCGCCGCGGCGCCCCGCCCCGTCGATCCCGCGCGGGTGGCAAGGCCCTCGCCTGTCCGCCCGTCGAGCACGGCCACGGCCGATTCGTCGACCGCGGCCTGCCCACGCGGGACGGCCGACCCCGCCGGGCCGTCGTCCACCGCCGCGTAGTCACCTCCGGAGGCGCCGCTTC
Coding sequences:
- a CDS encoding SigE family RNA polymerase sigma factor → MSAQSDFDQFYAATAKRLVAAVYAATGDLSEAEDAVQEAYARAWQRWDRLTRDGDPTPWVRTVALRLAVSSWRRARNRMRAHLRHGPPADVPGLAPDRVALVDALRGLKPDQRTVVVLHHLLDLPIEQVARETGVSEGAVRTRLSRARKALGRHLTDSDHPAPHPPAPAPASARSPKEVPTHG
- a CDS encoding PrsW family glutamic-type intramembrane protease — its product is MHQPASPQQPQQPWQPAPPIPAYAQQPHGAVGPGGASWSGPPRQTRWAALWGNKALRATGLVVLLALSGLVILALVREQTGTKGFLVGLGLATLPVPLLLAAFRWADRVEPKPWRNLAFAFAWGACAATLVALIANGFATQWLTTTIVETSPDDEADADAWGATFVAPVVEESAKAAAVLLLFLFRRRDFNGIVDGVVVAGVTATGFAFTENILYLGTAFVSDQEFGYSGLRSTTAATFFIRAVMSPFAHPLFTAMTGVGFGLAAVATQRQRARRILIPIAALLAAMVLHGVWNGSATFGGYGFLAVYALFMVPLFGLLTWLTIWSRGNELRAVGAQLTTYQAAGWLTPPEPPALSSMRARGIARDLARRSRGPAAARTVGEYIAYATSLALLRQRAHRGIADPDFSARERELLQQLWQRREVAQPALAHAALSVRPPRPPMPQPMPMPLAHAMPPATPGSHAQHHPQPQHHAQPMPTPHAETQASAPAPHRQPPQYGPWSTQPYGPYGAPGRPPQSHL
- the trmB gene encoding tRNA (guanosine(46)-N7)-methyltransferase TrmB; translated protein: MFPGGPVADPAGSHHERRIRSFRPRRSRVTPGQGDALRRLWSQWGLDIDGLQPLDLGQLFGDPQLPVVLEIGFGMGEATAQMAAADPETGILATDVHTPGQGNLLALAERNGLSNIRVANGDAIILLREMLRPDSLSGMRVYFPDPWPKKRHHKRRLIQPEFLALAATRLKPGALLHCATDWEPYAEQMLEVLTASPDFENTQPDGGYTPRPDFRPLTKFEGQGLDKGHVVHDLIFRRTSG
- the lhgO gene encoding L-2-hydroxyglutarate oxidase encodes the protein MTALDCDVLVIGGGIVGLSTAYALTRAAPGIDVVVLEKEAGPARHQTGRNSGVIHSGIYYRPDSLKARFAVRGAAEMVRFCAEHAIPHEVTGKLIVATDRAELPRLHALVQRGRENGIPVRELGPAQITEYEPHVRGLAAIHVGTTGVCDFAAVAARLAELAQEAGASVRYGAEVRTIGRRTRTGGVRARSGATPPAGGATVRSGASGGDYAAVDDGPAGSAVPRGQAAVDESAVAVLDGRTGEGLATRAGSTGRGAAAVAVRTTDGTVLRARMLVNCAGLHCDHIARLAGDDPRMRIVPFRGEYYALSPSRAHLVRGLVYPVPDPAFPFLGVHLTRGVDGGVHIGPNAVPALAREGYAWHTVRPRELAETLAYPGSWRIARRHWRYGAGELQRSLSKAAFTTAVRRLLPEVTADDLTPAPAGVRAQAVLRDGTLVDDFLIAESPRMVHVLNAPSPAATASLPIGREVARRVLAALAA